A section of the Roseivirga sp. BDSF3-8 genome encodes:
- a CDS encoding M14 family metallopeptidase, protein MTYKSIIAAIFFFALVFPAGAQSLKAPSEFLGYQLGERFTHHYRVTDYYEHVGEQSDRVQVKEYGRTYEYRPLLLAYVSSPENLERLEEIRTDNLKRAGILPGQPEGEPVAVVWLSYNVHGNESVSTEAGMATLYHLGNPANEESQEWLKNTVVILDACLNPDGRERYVNFYNRVSGATYNPYPMAAEHMEPWPNGRANHYLFDLNRDWAWQTQKESKARLEEYNKWLPHVHADFHEQGINEPYYFAPAAEPFHEVITPFQREFQTRIGKNHARYFDENNWLYFTRERFDLFYPSYGDTYPTYNGAIGMTYEQGGSGRAGLGVITAEGDTLTLKDRIAHHHTAGLSTVEVTSKNSGEVLTEFERFYDEAVSNPAGKYKAYVIRGEENPDKVNMLTKWLGQQGIEYGYTTRGSRLSGFRYLTGQHNASFTTSDKDIVISAYQPKSTLLSVLFEPESKLVDSVTYDITAWAVPYAYGLDTYALTKRLDAQSTTGRDDTTKKIDLSQDAYAYLIPWQSLEDLKTLSHLLKEGVKVRYAERPFSIDGREYGRGTLIITSTGNESMGGKLATILTDHANETGQEIIPVTTGFVTSGSDFGSDRVRYMEKPSVALVAGDYVSSLAYGEVWHFFDQQIDYPVTTLYTDYISEVNLSDFDVLIMPNGYYGQFLNDEFKGKLKNWIREGGRLILMQNALSAFADEDGGALQSFASEEEKKRFEQKEKERSEKEILSKYEDRERQFIRNYIPGSIYKTRVDNTHPLAFGYPDTYFTLKLPGNNYAYLQDGWNVVSLQSASDKISGFSGSIASERLNQSLVFGVKEIGNGRIIYMADNPLFRAFWQNGKLLFGNAVFFVGQD, encoded by the coding sequence ATGACTTACAAATCAATTATTGCGGCTATCTTTTTCTTTGCTCTCGTCTTTCCGGCAGGAGCCCAAAGCCTTAAAGCCCCATCAGAATTTCTGGGCTATCAGTTGGGGGAGCGTTTTACGCACCACTACCGGGTAACTGACTACTATGAACATGTAGGTGAGCAAAGCGACCGTGTGCAAGTAAAGGAATACGGACGTACTTATGAGTACCGCCCGCTCTTACTGGCCTACGTATCCTCACCTGAAAACCTGGAGAGGCTTGAGGAAATAAGAACGGATAACCTGAAAAGAGCAGGTATCTTACCCGGTCAGCCGGAAGGGGAGCCTGTTGCTGTAGTATGGCTTAGTTACAATGTACATGGCAATGAGTCGGTAAGTACGGAGGCTGGCATGGCAACCTTGTATCACCTGGGTAATCCTGCCAATGAGGAAAGTCAGGAATGGCTTAAAAATACTGTAGTTATACTTGATGCATGTCTGAATCCCGATGGCAGAGAACGGTACGTAAACTTTTACAATCGTGTATCAGGTGCCACATACAACCCATACCCTATGGCGGCTGAACATATGGAGCCATGGCCTAATGGCAGGGCGAACCACTATCTTTTTGACCTGAACCGTGACTGGGCCTGGCAGACCCAAAAGGAGTCGAAAGCGCGCCTGGAGGAGTATAACAAATGGTTACCTCATGTGCATGCGGACTTTCATGAGCAGGGTATAAATGAGCCTTACTACTTTGCTCCGGCAGCAGAACCTTTTCATGAGGTGATCACTCCTTTCCAGCGGGAGTTTCAGACCAGAATAGGAAAAAACCATGCCCGGTACTTTGATGAAAATAATTGGCTCTATTTTACCCGGGAACGTTTTGACTTATTCTACCCCAGTTATGGAGACACTTACCCAACGTACAATGGGGCCATTGGTATGACCTATGAACAAGGTGGCAGTGGCCGGGCGGGCCTTGGTGTGATTACGGCTGAGGGCGATACGCTAACGCTTAAAGACAGAATAGCCCATCACCACACGGCAGGGTTGAGCACGGTGGAAGTAACCAGTAAAAATTCCGGGGAGGTTTTAACGGAGTTTGAAAGGTTTTATGATGAGGCTGTCAGTAACCCTGCAGGGAAGTATAAAGCGTATGTGATACGTGGCGAAGAGAACCCTGACAAGGTAAATATGCTGACAAAATGGCTCGGACAGCAGGGCATTGAGTATGGCTACACCACCCGTGGAAGCCGCCTGAGCGGCTTTCGCTACCTTACCGGACAGCATAACGCTTCCTTTACTACGAGCGATAAAGACATCGTCATTAGCGCCTATCAACCTAAGAGCACCCTACTAAGTGTGCTGTTTGAGCCGGAAAGTAAGCTGGTAGACTCTGTAACCTATGACATAACGGCTTGGGCGGTACCTTATGCATACGGCCTTGACACCTATGCTCTCACAAAGAGACTTGATGCTCAATCCACCACTGGCAGGGATGATACGACTAAAAAAATCGATCTTTCACAGGATGCTTATGCCTACCTCATTCCCTGGCAAAGCCTTGAGGATTTGAAAACCCTCTCTCACTTACTAAAGGAGGGTGTAAAGGTTCGATATGCTGAAAGGCCTTTCAGCATTGACGGAAGGGAGTATGGCCGGGGTACGTTAATCATAACCAGTACCGGAAATGAATCCATGGGGGGTAAGCTGGCTACTATCCTTACTGATCATGCCAATGAGACGGGTCAGGAGATAATACCGGTTACCACCGGGTTTGTTACGAGTGGATCGGACTTCGGATCGGATAGAGTAAGGTATATGGAAAAGCCGTCTGTGGCCTTGGTGGCTGGAGATTACGTCAGTTCACTGGCTTATGGTGAAGTGTGGCACTTTTTCGATCAGCAGATTGATTACCCTGTGACTACTTTATATACAGATTATATCTCTGAAGTGAACCTTTCTGACTTTGATGTGCTGATTATGCCTAATGGTTACTATGGCCAGTTCCTAAATGATGAATTCAAGGGTAAGCTTAAAAACTGGATACGTGAGGGGGGCCGGCTTATACTTATGCAAAATGCGCTATCAGCATTCGCAGATGAGGACGGGGGAGCGCTACAGTCATTTGCTTCTGAGGAGGAGAAAAAACGCTTTGAGCAGAAGGAAAAAGAAAGGTCAGAGAAGGAAATACTGAGTAAATACGAAGACCGCGAAAGACAGTTTATCCGTAACTATATTCCTGGCAGTATATACAAAACCCGGGTTGATAATACCCACCCTCTGGCTTTTGGATACCCTGACACATACTTCACGCTAAAACTCCCGGGGAATAATTATGCCTACCTGCAGGATGGCTGGAATGTGGTGTCCCTCCAAAGTGCTTCGGATAAGATTAGTGGCTTCTCAGGAAGCATTGCCTCTGAGCGGTTGAATCAAAGCCTGGTCTTCGGTGTGAAAGAAATAGGCAACGGCCGAATTATTTATATGGCAGATAATCCCCTGTTCAGGGCTTTCTGGCAGAATGGCAAGCTGCTGTTTGGTAATGCAGTATTCTTTGTGGGGCAGGATTAA
- a CDS encoding SemiSWEET transporter — protein MIITIIGLLAATLTTFSFVPQVLHTLRTNDTRGISLGMYSAFVIGIALWLIYGIVKNDLPIILANYITILLSGAILIMKLKNRKKDRDHRQYSEK, from the coding sequence ATGATCATCACAATCATCGGCCTTTTAGCTGCCACACTTACCACTTTCTCTTTTGTTCCACAGGTATTGCATACGCTACGAACCAATGACACCCGTGGTATATCGCTTGGCATGTATAGCGCCTTTGTGATTGGCATCGCCTTATGGCTGATTTATGGCATCGTAAAAAATGACTTACCCATTATTCTGGCAAATTATATCACTATTCTCCTTTCGGGAGCCATATTGATCATGAAATTAAAAAACCGGAAAAAGGACCGTGACCACCGGCAGTATTCCGAAAAATAA
- a CDS encoding cupin domain-containing protein has protein sequence MRKSEGPFWIEQLSLKKHPEGGWYKEMYRAEGKISDEKALSHYGSARHYYTSIYFLLNESEISAFHRLRSDELWYYHAGSSLTLYVIDQKGSLSTHILGPGVTRGEHMQLLIPANSWFAAEVNNPLSYTLMGCAVAPGFEFEDFELADGSRLAEAYPEHEALIRRLSVN, from the coding sequence ATGCGTAAGAGCGAAGGACCCTTCTGGATTGAGCAACTATCCCTGAAAAAGCATCCTGAAGGTGGGTGGTATAAAGAAATGTACCGGGCAGAAGGAAAAATCTCTGATGAAAAGGCTTTGTCTCACTATGGATCGGCAAGGCATTACTATACATCTATCTATTTTTTGCTGAATGAGTCAGAAATTTCAGCTTTTCATCGACTGCGTAGCGATGAACTGTGGTACTACCATGCGGGCTCCAGCCTTACGCTATATGTGATAGACCAAAAGGGGAGCCTTAGCACCCATATTCTGGGGCCTGGTGTGACTAGGGGTGAACATATGCAATTACTGATACCTGCAAACAGCTGGTTTGCAGCAGAGGTGAATAATCCGCTTTCTTATACCCTGATGGGCTGCGCAGTAGCTCCGGGTTTTGAGTTCGAGGATTTTGAATTGGCAGATGGCAGTAGGCTAGCTGAAGCTTATCCTGAACATGAGGCCCTCATCAGGCGGCTCAGCGTCAATTAA
- a CDS encoding M1 family metallopeptidase produces the protein MGRLLLALIITLTPLFSFAQSTSNHGNKFEQLNPELRSPNVYRTASGAPGHQYWQQQADYKMEIELDDRNQRITGSETITYTNNSPDVLEYLWVQLDQNVRAEDADKYKIATNKIDEETDLEDLQGIIGYDFDGGFKISAVKNTDGSELDYTINKTMMRVELEQPLKPGDKFSFGIDWSYNINDRLYMGGRSGYEHFEENDNYLYTIAQFFPRMAVYSDVEGWQNKQFHGRGEFALPFGDYEVKITVPSDHMVGATGTLQNAGDVLTSKEMERWEAAKSSYDKPVIIRTESEAKKIEKRKSTEKSTWVFQADSVRDFAFASSRKFIWDAMAVDINGKDVMAMSYYPKEGNPLWEQYSTEVVAHTLKVYSRMTIDYPYPKAISVHAADIGMEYPMICFNFGRPEKDGTYTSKTKYGMIGVIIHEVGHNFFPMIVNSDERQWTWMDEGLNTFVQFITEQEWDRNYPSRRGPAHKIVDYMKSSPDQLEPIMTNSENIVQFGNNAYAKPATALNILRETVMGRELFDYAFKEYAERWAFKHPTPEDFFRTMEDASGVDLDWYWRGWFYSIDPVDIAIEDVKLYTLNTMNPEIENAIARSQRDSEKTVTQINNEKDVPETVVERKPELKDFYNEYDDLDVTKADVQEYKEFLSTLNNRERNLLKEGYNFYEVTFKNVGGLVMPLILEFYYEDGSMEKMHIPAEVWRMNEDSATKVFATMKTIDRIVMDPQKETADIDLSNNVWPKEEMPSRFDLFKEKKEANPMQKKDSRSKP, from the coding sequence ATGGGTAGACTACTTCTCGCTTTAATCATTACCCTAACCCCTCTTTTTTCCTTTGCTCAGAGCACTTCCAATCATGGAAATAAGTTTGAGCAACTTAATCCTGAATTAAGATCCCCTAATGTGTATCGTACTGCCAGTGGTGCCCCCGGCCATCAGTATTGGCAGCAGCAGGCAGATTATAAAATGGAGATCGAATTGGATGATAGGAATCAGCGGATTACCGGTTCGGAAACCATCACCTACACAAATAACTCCCCCGATGTACTGGAGTACCTATGGGTGCAGTTAGATCAGAATGTTCGTGCAGAAGATGCTGACAAATATAAGATCGCCACCAACAAGATAGACGAAGAGACCGATCTGGAAGACCTCCAGGGAATCATCGGGTATGATTTTGATGGTGGGTTTAAGATCAGTGCCGTTAAAAATACTGATGGTAGCGAACTTGACTATACCATAAATAAAACCATGATGCGGGTAGAACTCGAGCAGCCTCTTAAGCCTGGCGATAAGTTCTCCTTTGGTATCGACTGGTCATATAATATCAATGACCGCCTTTATATGGGTGGCCGTTCCGGCTATGAGCATTTTGAGGAAAATGATAACTATCTGTACACAATAGCCCAGTTCTTTCCCCGCATGGCAGTGTACAGTGATGTAGAGGGCTGGCAAAACAAGCAGTTCCATGGCAGAGGCGAGTTTGCCCTTCCTTTTGGTGACTACGAGGTGAAGATTACGGTGCCTTCAGATCATATGGTTGGAGCTACCGGTACCTTGCAAAATGCAGGTGATGTGCTTACCAGCAAAGAGATGGAGCGCTGGGAAGCAGCAAAAAGCAGCTACGACAAGCCTGTGATCATCCGCACTGAGTCTGAAGCTAAGAAAATCGAGAAACGTAAGTCTACTGAAAAATCGACCTGGGTTTTTCAGGCGGATAGTGTGAGAGACTTTGCCTTTGCCTCATCCCGTAAATTTATCTGGGACGCCATGGCTGTAGACATTAATGGCAAAGACGTGATGGCCATGTCTTACTACCCCAAAGAAGGTAACCCTCTTTGGGAACAGTACTCTACAGAAGTAGTCGCACATACGCTGAAGGTGTATTCGCGAATGACGATAGACTATCCTTACCCCAAGGCCATCAGCGTACATGCTGCTGATATCGGCATGGAGTATCCTATGATCTGCTTCAACTTCGGTCGCCCTGAAAAGGACGGGACGTATACCAGCAAGACTAAGTATGGTATGATTGGTGTGATCATTCACGAAGTTGGACATAACTTCTTTCCCATGATCGTAAATAGCGATGAGCGGCAGTGGACCTGGATGGATGAGGGGCTCAATACGTTTGTGCAGTTTATCACTGAGCAGGAGTGGGACCGCAATTATCCTTCACGCCGCGGGCCTGCCCACAAGATCGTGGACTATATGAAAAGTAGCCCGGATCAGCTGGAGCCAATCATGACCAATTCCGAAAATATTGTACAGTTTGGTAACAATGCGTATGCGAAACCTGCTACAGCCCTGAATATTCTTCGCGAGACAGTGATGGGGCGCGAGCTTTTCGATTACGCATTTAAAGAGTATGCGGAGAGATGGGCTTTCAAACACCCTACTCCGGAAGATTTCTTCCGTACCATGGAAGATGCCAGTGGAGTAGATTTGGATTGGTATTGGAGAGGTTGGTTCTATAGCATTGACCCCGTCGATATTGCTATAGAAGATGTTAAGCTTTACACCCTTAACACCATGAATCCTGAGATCGAAAATGCTATTGCACGCTCTCAGCGTGATAGCGAAAAGACCGTTACCCAGATCAATAATGAAAAGGATGTGCCTGAGACAGTGGTGGAGCGTAAACCTGAGTTGAAGGACTTCTATAACGAGTATGATGATCTGGATGTAACCAAGGCAGATGTGCAGGAGTATAAGGAGTTCCTTTCTACATTAAATAATAGGGAGAGGAACCTGCTGAAAGAAGGGTACAACTTTTATGAGGTTACCTTCAAAAATGTAGGTGGCTTGGTCATGCCCCTCATTCTCGAGTTTTATTATGAAGACGGCAGCATGGAAAAGATGCATATTCCTGCAGAAGTGTGGAGAATGAACGAGGATAGTGCTACCAAAGTCTTTGCTACTATGAAAACCATTGACCGTATCGTAATGGATCCGCAGAAAGAGACAGCCGACATTGACCTGTCAAACAATGTGTGGCCTAAAGAGGAAATGCCATCACGCTTCGACCTTTTCAAAGAGAAAAAAGAAGCTAATCCTATGCAGAAAAAAGACAGCCGCAGTAAGCCATAA
- a CDS encoding 2'-5' RNA ligase family protein → MGGKKDLLYFVALLPPDEIRREVTLIKESFYEKYKTKAALKSPPHITLHMPFRWKPEKENLLHELFSSFSSQVTPFPVEINGFEAFPPRVIFLNVSENHEMASVQKDLVRRMRTNLNLLNANYKDRPFRPHMTVAFRDLKKPMFNEAWEEVKDEGASFSFEAKELTLLKNINGKWETHRQYSFNEK, encoded by the coding sequence ATGGGAGGAAAAAAGGATTTGTTATACTTTGTGGCTTTGCTGCCGCCGGATGAAATCCGTAGGGAGGTCACATTAATAAAGGAGTCTTTTTATGAAAAATACAAGACCAAAGCGGCCTTGAAGAGCCCTCCTCACATTACCCTTCACATGCCCTTTCGCTGGAAGCCGGAAAAAGAAAACCTACTACACGAGTTGTTTAGCTCATTTTCTTCTCAGGTTACCCCCTTTCCTGTTGAAATCAATGGCTTTGAAGCGTTTCCTCCCAGGGTCATTTTTTTAAATGTGTCAGAGAATCATGAGATGGCCAGTGTTCAGAAAGATCTGGTGAGAAGAATGCGTACTAATCTCAATTTGCTTAATGCGAATTATAAAGACCGCCCCTTCAGGCCACATATGACCGTAGCTTTCCGTGATCTGAAAAAGCCTATGTTCAATGAAGCGTGGGAGGAGGTAAAAGACGAGGGAGCTTCCTTCAGCTTTGAGGCAAAGGAGCTCACTTTACTTAAAAACATAAACGGCAAGTGGGAAACTCACAGGCAATATTCATTCAACGAAAAATGA
- a CDS encoding DUF6702 family protein, with product MSYNMNRQSIEVSQRMFSDDLEKGIRSAYGISFDILEASQAERDTLIMRYINDNFHLKKNKKRLTIRYLGSEFEEEALWAYFEIPASDTENLSLRNTLLFNEFDDQQNLVHIDRQKDLRSYIFRRSDKEQVIFR from the coding sequence ATGAGCTATAATATGAACAGGCAAAGCATAGAGGTAAGCCAGCGTATGTTTTCGGATGACCTGGAGAAAGGGATCAGATCAGCATATGGTATCTCTTTTGATATCCTTGAGGCCAGTCAGGCGGAAAGGGATACACTCATCATGCGCTATATCAACGACAATTTTCATCTGAAAAAGAATAAAAAGCGCTTGACTATACGCTACCTGGGGTCGGAATTTGAGGAAGAGGCTTTATGGGCATATTTTGAAATCCCTGCCTCTGATACTGAAAACCTGTCTTTAAGAAATACATTGCTTTTTAATGAGTTCGACGACCAGCAAAACCTGGTGCATATTGACAGGCAAAAGGATTTGCGTAGCTATATTTTCAGAAGAAGCGATAAAGAACAAGTCATTTTTCGTTGA
- a CDS encoding HupE/UreJ family protein produces MRKYACYGQNIKNCCVHFVNTRKSFPALYYKLRTRYVPSLFFVHFWGFEIANQSENLFMNTFSLYFNLGIDHILDIDGIDHIIFIFALCAIYQLKDWRKVLILVTAFTLGHSITLALSIFDVIRVKTSLVEFLIPVTIFITSVSNLFKSDFGRPASYMQLNYAFAGGFGLIHGMGFANALRGLLGLRKDIGEELFAFNLGIEVGQIAIVAIFLFISFIFIGLFGVSRKQWNTIISAAIAGISVMLMIENKFW; encoded by the coding sequence GTGCGTAAATATGCCTGCTATGGCCAGAATATAAAGAATTGCTGTGTTCATTTCGTAAATACCCGTAAATCTTTTCCTGCTTTATACTACAAATTACGCACCCGTTATGTCCCTTCCTTATTTTTTGTGCATTTTTGGGGCTTCGAAATCGCAAATCAAAGCGAAAACCTGTTTATGAACACATTTTCCCTGTATTTTAATTTAGGGATCGACCACATTCTCGATATTGATGGTATTGACCATATCATCTTTATTTTTGCTCTTTGTGCCATCTATCAGCTAAAAGACTGGCGTAAAGTGCTGATTTTAGTAACGGCCTTTACACTGGGGCATTCCATTACCCTGGCCCTCAGTATATTTGATGTGATAAGAGTTAAGACCAGCCTGGTGGAATTTCTCATTCCTGTTACAATTTTCATCACCAGCGTCAGCAATCTTTTTAAGTCGGATTTCGGCAGGCCTGCTTCCTACATGCAACTCAACTATGCCTTTGCCGGCGGTTTTGGGCTTATTCACGGTATGGGTTTCGCCAATGCGCTGCGTGGATTACTAGGTCTTAGAAAGGACATTGGTGAGGAATTATTTGCCTTTAACCTTGGTATTGAAGTAGGGCAAATTGCTATTGTTGCAATTTTTTTATTCATATCCTTTATATTTATTGGTCTCTTTGGAGTATCCCGTAAACAGTGGAATACCATTATATCCGCTGCCATAGCCGGAATCTCCGTTATGTTAATGATCGAAAATAAGTTTTGGTAA
- a CDS encoding AIR synthase-related protein — protein MQDRYARRGVSADKEDVHNAIKKVDKGLFPKAFCKIVPDLLSGDENWCTIMHADGAGTKSSLAYMYWKETGDLSVWKGIAQDAIIMNTDDLLCVGATGPILLSSTIGRNKSLVPGEVISALINGTEEVLQMLRDHGIDIISTGGETADLGDLVRTVVVDSTVTARMRRDEVISNHTIKPGDVIVGLTSYGQATYEDEYNGGMGSNGLTSARHDFFTKALAQKYPESFDPSVPEDLVYSGHYGLTDRIEGVSLDAGKLVLSPTRTYAPIMKNVLQQLRHEIHGIVHCSGGAQTKVLHFVDDLHVIKDNLFDTPPLFKEIQKASGTEWKEMYKVFNMGHRMEIYLAEEHAQKVIDISKSFAVDAQIVGYVEASKGKKLTIRSDYGEFSY, from the coding sequence ATGCAGGACAGATATGCAAGACGCGGTGTTTCCGCAGACAAAGAGGACGTACATAATGCCATAAAAAAAGTAGATAAGGGCCTTTTTCCTAAAGCCTTTTGTAAGATAGTACCGGACCTGCTATCTGGCGACGAAAACTGGTGCACTATCATGCATGCAGATGGGGCGGGCACAAAGTCTTCCCTGGCTTATATGTACTGGAAAGAGACGGGTGATCTATCTGTATGGAAGGGGATAGCACAGGATGCTATAATTATGAACACGGACGATTTGCTCTGCGTTGGAGCAACGGGGCCGATCCTTTTATCAAGTACTATTGGTAGAAATAAGTCTCTGGTGCCCGGGGAGGTGATCTCAGCACTGATCAATGGCACTGAAGAGGTGTTGCAGATGTTGCGTGATCATGGTATCGATATCATAAGTACTGGGGGAGAAACTGCGGACCTGGGAGACCTGGTCCGTACCGTAGTGGTAGATAGCACGGTAACTGCCAGGATGAGGCGTGATGAGGTGATAAGCAACCACACCATAAAGCCGGGAGACGTTATAGTAGGCCTAACCAGTTATGGACAGGCAACGTACGAAGACGAATACAATGGAGGTATGGGGAGCAATGGCCTGACTTCTGCTCGCCATGATTTCTTTACTAAGGCCCTGGCTCAAAAATACCCGGAAAGCTTTGATCCTTCCGTACCGGAAGACCTTGTATACAGTGGGCATTACGGCCTGACTGACCGCATAGAAGGTGTTTCGCTGGACGCAGGTAAACTGGTGCTGTCACCAACACGGACTTATGCCCCTATTATGAAAAACGTGCTGCAGCAGCTCCGCCATGAAATTCATGGCATTGTGCACTGCAGCGGGGGTGCTCAAACTAAAGTCCTGCACTTTGTAGACGATCTTCATGTGATAAAAGATAACCTATTCGATACCCCGCCGCTGTTCAAAGAAATACAGAAGGCCAGTGGTACAGAATGGAAGGAGATGTATAAAGTATTTAACATGGGCCATCGGATGGAGATCTACCTGGCAGAAGAGCATGCACAGAAAGTAATCGACATTAGTAAGTCATTCGCGGTGGATGCACAAATAGTAGGCTATGTGGAGGCCTCGAAAGGTAAAAAGCTAACTATCCGTTCGGATTACGGAGAGTTTAGCTATTGA
- a CDS encoding OmpA family protein: MSRHSLLLLLAIGLFLSACNAGKMAIKKGDKKMDRGEYDLAIDYYQKAADKNYRKGYALYKVGEALRKGNKLHASEPYYAGAIEAGYTEDSARMHYGFALKANQKYEEARDQFDKLSASGTIEGVVARANKELTNLDKLDKLREKETFFRVKNLEEVNTATADYSPLYFNKKLYFVSARKDDKVSKATGTPFTDIFQVDSKGAVVDMSTLESLGDEVNDEGIHEGSLTFSRDGRTMIFAKGNSGKRKGKTDVHLYITRYRNQQWSEPVMLNINDPEAWTSTPTFSRDGRTLYFSSNRKGGYGGTDIYSARMDGRGRFSQISNLGPEINTAGNEMFPYVSDEGKLYFSSDGHPGFGGLDLFEAVRAGGKISIENLGTPINSSYDDFGLYLFDPSKGWFTSNRPGGAGDDDIYTFVNNDPDLKIVNYMLAGLTKTSVSEDSLSILPLVKVRLLDAEENLLEEVSSNRSGQFSFRVYPEEDYVLIGERPDYFTTRLEFSTKGRSVAKEDLTEMVTNVRFDTTLVLDRIVLDRSIVLENIYYDLDKWDIRPDAAQELDKLVNILKDNPQIRIELSSHTDARADDDYNDVLSQRRAESAVEYIINQGIEAERLRAKGYGEQRLIVKNAQTEEEHQRNRRTEFKVIEYNKDMAKQEEGDEQEGDEESFDEDRYFNNDDQ, from the coding sequence ATGAGTAGACACTCGCTTTTACTCCTACTCGCGATCGGATTGTTCTTATCTGCCTGTAATGCAGGAAAAATGGCTATCAAAAAAGGTGATAAGAAGATGGATCGCGGGGAATACGATCTTGCTATTGATTACTACCAGAAAGCCGCAGATAAGAACTACCGGAAGGGTTATGCCTTATACAAAGTGGGGGAAGCCCTTAGGAAAGGAAATAAGCTTCATGCATCCGAGCCCTACTATGCAGGAGCTATTGAAGCTGGCTACACGGAAGATAGTGCACGAATGCACTACGGATTTGCCCTGAAGGCAAATCAAAAATACGAAGAGGCAAGAGATCAATTTGATAAGCTCAGTGCATCAGGAACCATTGAGGGGGTCGTTGCAAGAGCTAATAAAGAGCTCACCAACCTTGATAAGCTTGACAAGCTACGTGAAAAAGAGACTTTTTTCAGGGTAAAAAACCTTGAAGAAGTAAATACGGCCACTGCCGATTACTCTCCTTTATACTTTAACAAAAAGCTATACTTTGTCAGTGCGCGTAAGGATGATAAGGTAAGTAAAGCAACAGGCACTCCCTTCACGGATATATTTCAGGTAGACAGTAAAGGTGCTGTGGTGGACATGAGTACCCTTGAGTCTCTCGGCGATGAAGTGAATGATGAAGGTATTCACGAAGGGTCGCTGACTTTTAGCCGAGACGGCCGGACCATGATTTTTGCTAAAGGCAACAGTGGTAAAAGAAAAGGCAAAACGGATGTGCACCTTTACATAACCCGCTACCGGAATCAGCAGTGGTCAGAGCCGGTAATGCTGAACATCAATGACCCTGAAGCCTGGACTTCCACTCCCACATTCAGCCGGGATGGTCGCACCTTATATTTTTCTTCTAACCGCAAGGGCGGATACGGAGGTACGGATATCTACAGTGCACGAATGGACGGACGGGGACGTTTTTCGCAAATAAGCAATCTTGGCCCTGAAATTAATACTGCGGGTAACGAGATGTTCCCTTATGTTTCAGACGAAGGAAAACTTTATTTTAGTTCAGACGGGCACCCTGGTTTTGGCGGCCTTGATCTTTTTGAGGCTGTCAGGGCAGGTGGAAAAATCTCTATCGAGAACCTTGGCACTCCTATCAACAGTAGTTATGATGACTTTGGCTTGTATTTATTTGATCCTTCTAAGGGATGGTTTACCAGTAACAGACCAGGGGGGGCAGGTGATGATGATATCTATACCTTTGTCAATAACGACCCAGACCTGAAAATAGTCAATTACATGCTGGCCGGCCTTACCAAAACGAGTGTGTCAGAGGATTCACTGAGCATACTACCATTAGTAAAGGTAAGGCTGCTGGATGCAGAAGAGAATTTATTAGAAGAAGTAAGTTCTAACAGGAGTGGTCAGTTCTCCTTCAGGGTGTATCCGGAGGAAGACTATGTGCTTATTGGTGAACGTCCGGATTACTTTACTACCCGATTAGAGTTTTCTACAAAAGGCCGGTCTGTGGCTAAGGAAGATCTGACCGAAATGGTTACCAATGTTCGCTTTGACACTACCCTTGTGCTGGACCGGATCGTGCTGGACAGGTCCATTGTACTGGAAAACATTTATTATGATCTTGATAAATGGGACATCCGCCCAGATGCAGCGCAGGAGCTTGACAAATTAGTAAACATCCTGAAAGACAACCCTCAAATAAGGATCGAGCTAAGCTCTCATACGGATGCCCGTGCTGATGATGACTATAACGATGTGCTATCACAACGCAGAGCGGAATCTGCAGTGGAATATATCATTAATCAGGGGATTGAGGCTGAAAGGCTAAGAGCCAAGGGATATGGAGAGCAGCGCCTGATTGTCAAAAATGCTCAGACGGAGGAAGAGCACCAGCGAAATCGCCGTACTGAGTTTAAAGTGATAGAATATAATAAGGACATGGCTAAGCAAGAGGAAGGTGATGAGCAGGAAGGCGATGAGGAATCTTTTGACGAGGACAGGTATTTTAACAATGACGATCAGTAA